The DNA sequence TGCTTATACAAAATTATTATACTGAAATAGAATACAAGCAAACCTATAATTCGAAAATCATATGCAAGCACTTTGATCAAGGAATCTGATTTCGATGGATCTGAATCAGCTGGAGGCCTTTGCGGCGGTAATGACCCTGGGCAGTGTGACCGGTGCCGGTCGCAGCCTTGGCCGTTCGCAGCCGGCCGTCAGCAAGGCCATCGGCGAGCTGGAATCTGAACTTGGGTATGCCCTGTTCGACCGCAATGGCCCGCGCGTCACGCCCACGGCCAAGGCCTTCCTGCTCTATGAAGAAGTGGAACGCTCGCTGGTGGGCCTGCGCAGCATCCGCGAGCGCGCCCTCGAAATCGCCCGTGAAGAAGTGCATCCGGTCCATCTGGTGGCCACCCCTGCGCTGGCCTCGACCATCGCCCCGGCAGCCTTGCAATTACTGGCCTGCGAGAAAGATCGTGCGTTCCCGGAACACATCCACCTGCGCAGCGCCTCGGCCGAGCAGGTGGTGCACGCGGTCCTGCACCGCACCGTCAGCTTGGGGCTGACTTCGCTGCCGGTGGCGCATCGCGGCTTGGAGCTGCACTGGATTGGCGAAGCGCCCTGCGTGGCGGTGGTGCGCGCCGATCATCCGCTGGCCG is a window from the Herbaspirillum rubrisubalbicans genome containing:
- a CDS encoding LysR family transcriptional regulator, producing MDLNQLEAFAAVMTLGSVTGAGRSLGRSQPAVSKAIGELESELGYALFDRNGPRVTPTAKAFLLYEEVERSLVGLRSIRERALEIAREEVHPVHLVATPALASTIAPAALQLLACEKDRAFPEHIHLRSASAEQVVHAVLHRTVSLGLTSLPVAHRGLELHWIGEAPCVAVVRADHPLAGRDKLTRAALRGQRVITMSNRYRLRQRVETALGEDSRLDVAIDTNTSFNAIMAARAGLGVALVEPATAYGMPIEGMVVKRLAVEIPFYFGVVTPYGKPVEGVTQRLIDAVETAARHTLQGFVKRDASLHDELL